The Juglans regia cultivar Chandler chromosome 11, Walnut 2.0, whole genome shotgun sequence genome contains the following window.
TGATTTTGGTGGATAAGAactcgttataatttttttaaatttttttataaaatataataaataatttaattttttttaattttaaaataaaattatattaaaaaattatattttaataacatttttttttatctgtataATCAAACCAGTACAAAACAATCCACAACAAAACTGCCAGGTGATGCAGAACTTGAACGACACGTAATCATCATAGAGCTTTAATTCAAGACTGCCcgatatcattttttttttttttttttttgcatattacTATTTTGTGGGAGATTGTAAAAACGactataattattataagacTCAAAACACTGTGTCATCAATTTCTGTCcggttttaatttttagaatttgaatacTCTAGGCAAACCTAAACAGGTTGTCACGGCTATTTTATTGAAAACGAGCTTTGTATTTGTGTAACGCTTTTATAATGATTGATATTTAATTCTATATCCCGACATCTTGAATTCTTACGCTTTCCAATGATATGCAACACACATCGAAATATTTGAATGTGGTCGATGCAAGTGATTAGACGGTGGATgtaaaagtgttttatctcattattatcattataatttttttaattttttatataaaatataataaataatttaaattttttaatttttaaaataataatattaaaagataatattttattcaactttcatttcaatttatctcattttaactcactatccaaatggcaCGTAAGGCTATATTTGAATTTCAAGATCACCTCCACTCatttcaaactaataattaatgggaccaattattttttttaacttttcatcaaaagttatattcatctcaatttatttcatatatttaaacacatattttaatatatttacattcaaacaaatCTCAATGGAACttacaaaatactattatttataaattaactcaGATTATTTGAAATCACCCCATCATGTGGCTctttttggatgttgagatagtctcaacctatctcattttcatctcaatatccaaatattacttaaatacaaacacttttcaatttcaaaattttaactttttcacttaatcattacaattttctcaaattttaaacaaaacgcaaaaaaatttcaactttttcaaatttcaaaataaaaataatattaacaaataaaactttttttattcaatcttttctctcttatttttcaaaatctcgtAAAACATCttaaactcaaactatttcaatacAATTCACatgttattttactattatttacaaatttttcatctcaagtCCAAATCTAGACAGACTCGTTTGGTAtcacatatgagatgagatgaaagttgaataaaatattattaaaatataatttttattttaaaatttataaaaattatattatttattatattttatgtgtgaatttataacagttataataattaaattaaataagataaaattaattaatcagatgatttgtataaccaaacgagtaAATCTTTGGCATAATTATAGCTAGTGTGAAGTATATGCTCTACGTACTGCAATCACCGGCCGAGACGTACGCATGAGAAAACAGGCCACTTATTTCAATTCCTTTTCAAAATTCACTTCAAATTTTGGGAGGAAACGAAGACCGCTATAGATCGTACTCGTCATACAGAAAAAGATTATTTAGGAGCAGACACAAGCACGCGATCGGTTAAAGAGTGGGCTACATAGCAGAGTGATGGAACATCCGGCGCCGTCCCCTCAACCCACAAAGATAGCTGCTGCTTTGCCTTCGTCTGTTTATTGTGGCAGGTGATGCAGCGGAGGCGACGGCTATCTCAATGCCATTGTTAAATGAGTGGTGAGACGTTGGTCGAACGGTGACAGCGTTGTTATCGCTCGTGTGCTTGCCAAGCCAAGCTATGATGTCCGCAAACACAATCTCGACGTTCTCGTCGGGCTCTCCAGACGTTAAACCGTGCCACATTCCTGGGTACAATTTTATAGTCTTGTCTAAGGTGCTGGCTTGCTCGTACAATGCCCTACTTACTTCTGGGTCTGTCACTGTATCTGCTTCTCCATGCAACACAAAGAATGGAAGGGTCACCTGCACAAATACCAGTcagccataaaaaaaaaaaaaaagggaaaagaaaaaagacgtCTGCTATGATTGtcactaataataataaaaaaagaacagtAGTTTGAAAGCAAAACGACAACCTCGTTTAAACTTTCTTCAAGGCTCATGCTTGTTCTCAGCATCTCTAGTGCAGTTTTCAGCCGAGGCTTGTCTTGGTAAATCAACTTGTTGCTCCTTATCTGTGTCCATCATGGAATTAAGAAAATAGATACGCAGCTTGACTTAGATCTTCAGAGAATGGCTAATTTATTCTAATGATCTTATTGATTACAATTGCAGATAAGTAATCTTACTTCTTCTCGCTTGATAGGGTCTTTGAAGGCCGCATCGATGACATCCTTTGTGGGAACTATCTTCCATTTTGGAATAATATCTTCAACTCGCGTCAAGATATTCACAATCACAGGGTGTGGCTTCACCTTCTCGGAGATCTACCAATGTATCCACATAATCTCACGTCAACTTTTTTGGGGGATGGAGAGTActaattaaacaatatatagTTATTGGCATTTAATCAAACAAGCTAAGTTCGATTTTATCTCATGGAAAGTATACATATACCTTACACATGGGTGCAACAAGAACAGCACCATTCCAAAAAGAAGGGTCCTTTTTATGCAAAAGTAGGGCCACTGCCCCTCCCATCGACTCTCCATACAAGAACCTGCACTTATTCCTGTACTCTTCCTGCACTGAGAAGTTAAccattgtgaatatattttaggGGCCGGGGTACTAttggatattatatattacgATCTATCAGTGGCtaattgagatgatgatgatgatgatcataaaTCAGAAGCATACCGCTAACTGACTTGAAGAAATCATAGCAATCATTAACGATGTTTTCGAACTTCTTGATGTAACAACGAGCACCCTTAGACCGTCCATGTCCTTCGTAATCAATCCCAAACACAGCATATCCCGCCCGCGCAAGCCTGATCCCACATTCTGGAACAACCAATATCTCATCATGTCAATCCACTGGGCATCTGTTAAAACACATTTTCCAAAGATCTTTTCCAATCTTTCCACGAGTTTTAGAGGACAATGATTTGAAACAATACGCGGTGATTAACTTTAGTATTATTCACTCTGCTTACCCAAAAAGAGACGCTCTTTATTGTTCCAGTCGGAGCCTGACCCACTTACGATTCAAGCACATATATATCTCATTTGTCGTGTAGCAAAACAGCAACGTAGATGGTATTGATTGGTCCTTTTACGATTTACCCAATTTCAGTTCGTTCATGACCATAATAAACAATTCTTATGCCTATGATCCCTTCCTCataaaacataagaaaatgagttatttttagatattttcaggtatttattattaatttttactattatttattattgttcatctattattatttttttattattattcacaaaatatctaaaaatacatCACTactcaaacacaacctaagtatTTAAGTTCTAACACTTGACagatatagatataatatatattacgtGAATCCTACTGGTATTATTTGATGTcgtttttataagatttttggACAATATGAACCCGATCGACAAGTGCATAATATCGAGTTCATATTGTGCttatatttctttctcttaaaataattagatcGAATAATTAAAGAGGATTGCAATTAATAGCTAGCGTAGTTCTAACACCAACAAtagttagttatttttattataatttaaagataattaaataatttaaacgaaGTTTTTTAATGAGAGAGAATTAAAGGAGGATGTTTAAAGTGAGACAAACACTATAAATAATGACAGCTGGTTCGAtacaattatatgttaaattaaacACGTGTGCATATACCATCGAtgataatattttcatcatacATTAATGCAGTTCTCACCTGTCCTCACTATTATTAATGTACATTAATCCGAAGGTATTCTATTCTTTTGATATTGGAAATTGTCGTAGTTCATGAGCTTTTcgcatttctttccttctttttatatatataattgttttttcaaaagataATACCACatggaagaggaaaagaaaaagcgAGGGTTTCAACAGTACTAATCTTAATAATCATCACGAGCCTCAGGGATTttggtaattttctttttcccaaaaacCAAGAAGAAGATAAGATATATGATGTGGTCACCAGACACCAGTGCTCTCTGATGGGTTTGTCCTGTGAGGTCACTTAGGATTAGGAAGACATCGTTGGTGCAGAGGATATGGACAGACAACAAATGGTCGATAaactttatcttaaaaaaaatattaaaaaaataataaaaatttcaaatccatTATGTAGTAGTAAAAAtgtgatagaaaataataaatctatgaTTATTCATGTTAACTATCTCTCGAGAGAAAAGTTATTATGgtaagtctattattaaaaaattattttttttttatatatattctgaatttatacatttatttcaAAAACAAGTGTACCAGATATATTTATCTAAATAGCAAGTACAATTTAATAGGCTTCGGAAAAAATTAAATGCCAATAATAGACATTTTAGTGTGTGGTCACTAGCTCCACAAAAGAATCGATGTGGTTGGGTCGAGAGTTCAAGTACGGATGTACAAGAGACTTTTGTAATTACCTAATAATAGATGTTACACCAAAAATGAGacacttttttccttttttgtgtgCGATGGCGGTGACCGTGATCATCAGAAGTGGGTAGTATTTTCagatcaaaatattttagaatttcatTACAAATTCTAAGCTTAGATTTGGAAAgagaattttataatatcaagagatgatataatatttatttacatttattatttaaaatattcgctaatataacaataaatattatagagcTCACATTTTTCGTGTATGTTTCtctttcaatttaaaaactagaattgtaacaaaaaaaaaaaatctagcttTCTCACAAGAAAAGTACCTTATGTATGCTAGTTCCTACATATAATGTCTTAGGTGAACAAATTTCTGGTTGAAATTTGGAAAGTGGCTTATGGATGGTTAGAATTTTGAAGCTTGCCAATAACGGCATCTtaggggtggtggtggtggtggttaggAATGGGATATTCCATCTGGAATTATAGATCAAGatttaagttgtgtttggatagtgagatattatgtgaagtattttaaaaatattattttcactaCCCAAAAGATTCACAGAGATCATAAAATCCAGAGagatagaaataaaaagttattgAACTTGGTGTAGATACATTGT
Protein-coding sequences here:
- the LOC108986861 gene encoding caffeoylshikimate esterase-like; the encoded protein is MKKMEEAFVFQEEYIRNPRGVQLFTCRWLPFSSPNALVFLCHGYGMECSGFMRECGIRLARAGYAVFGIDYEGHGRSKGARCYIKKFENIVNDCYDFFKSVSVQEEYRNKCRFLYGESMGGAVALLLHKKDPSFWNGAVLVAPMCKISEKVKPHPVIVNILTRVEDIIPKWKIVPTKDVIDAAFKDPIKREEIRSNKLIYQDKPRLKTALEMLRTSMSLEESLNEVTLPFFVLHGEADTVTDPEVSRALYEQASTLDKTIKLYPGMWHGLTSGEPDENVEIVFADIIAWLGKHTSDNNAVTVRPTSHHSFNNGIEIAVASAASPATINRRRQSSSYLCGLRGRRRMFHHSAM